Proteins from one Telopea speciosissima isolate NSW1024214 ecotype Mountain lineage chromosome 1, Tspe_v1, whole genome shotgun sequence genomic window:
- the LOC122642059 gene encoding protein DETOXIFICATION 35-like encodes MEEPLIDGGVSIVHHSPSNPIVVESGEGDYPPLKSFADVKSVFWKESVKLWVIAAPIAFNILCLYGLNSSTQIFVGHLGNIELSAVAIALSVISNFSFGFLLGMGSALETLCGQAFGAGQVYMLGIYMQRSWIILTVSCVILCPIYIFATPILELIGQEHDIAVLAGKFTIQIIPQMFALAINFPISKFLQAQSKVWVLAYVGFAGLLLHVFLLWLFIYVFSMSMSGAALAYNISGWAISIAQLVYVVCWCKEGWKGLSWLAFNEIWAFVTLSLASAVMLCLEIWYMMTLVVLTGHLGDAVISVASISVCMNLNGWEAMVFIGINAAISVRVSNELGSGHPRAAKYSVFVIVSQSLLIGLFFMAAILVTKDYFAIIFTSSKELQLAVSRLAYLLGVTMVLNSIQPVISGVAVGGGWQALVAYINLGCYYIFGLPLGFLLGYKLNMGVKGIWSGMLCGTALQTLILLFIIWKTNWKIEAEQATERVRMWGGQDKEDEKIVTNSC; translated from the exons ATGGAGGAACCGCTGATCGATGGCGGCGTCTCCATCGTTCATCATTCGCCATCCAACCCCATAGTAGTTGAATCGGGGGAAGGTGATTACCCACCGTTGAAAAGCTTCGCAGATGTCAAATCTGTGTTTTGGAAAGAGTCGGTAAAGCTGTGGGTCATCGCTGCTCCTATCGCTTTCAACATACTCTGCCTCTATGGGCTTAACTCTTCCACGCAGATCTTCGTCGGTCACCTTGGTAATATCGAGCTTTCCGCCGTTGCCATTGCCTTGTCCGTCATATCTAACTTCTCCTTCGGCTTCCTG CTTGGTATGGGAAGCGCACTAGAGACGCTATGTGGTCAGGCGTTTGGTGCTGGGCAGGTGTACATGCTTGGCATTTACATGCAACGCTCTTGGATAATCCTTACAGTCTCCTGTGTCATCCTTTGCCCAATTTATATCTTTGCAACTCCTATCCTAGAGCTCATAGGCCAGGAACACGATATCGCTGTTCTCGCCGGTAAATTCACTATCCAAATCATTCCTCAGATGTTTGCACTGGCTATCAATTTCCCAATCTCAAAGTTCCTGCAGGCCCAAAGCAAGGTTTGGGTACTCGCTTATGTTGGCTTCGCTGGTCTTCTCCTTCACGTATTCTTGCTCTGGCTCTTCATCTATGTCTTTAGCATGTCTATGTCTGGTGCAGCCTTGGCCTACAACATTTCTGGCTGGGCGATTTCTATAGCTCAGTTGGTTTATGTGGTGTGCTGGTGCAAGGAAGGATGGAAGGGCCTATCTTGGTTGGCCTTCAATGAAATTTGGGCCTTCGTTACGCTCTCACTAGCCTCTGCTGTCATGCTTTGCCTTGAGATATGGTACATGATGACTCTAGTTGTTCTTACTGGCCACCTTGGTGATGCAGTCATATCTGTTGCCTCCATCTCTGTTTG TATGAACCTCAATGGTTGGGAAGCAATGGTATTTATTGGAATCAATGCTGCTATAAG TGTTCGAGTCTCAAATGAGCTTGGATCAGGACACCCTAGGGCTGCTAAATATTCTGTCTTTGTTATAGTTTCTCAATCACTTCTCATTGGGTTATTCTTCATGGCTGCCATCTTGGTTACCAAAGACTATTTTGCCATCATTTTTACTAGCAGTAAGGAGCTACAGCTAGCTGTCTCTCGCCTTGCCTACCTCCTTGGGGTAACCATGGTACTTAACAGTATCCAGCCAGTCATCTCAG GTGTTGCTGTTGGAGGTGGGTGGCAAGCATTGGTTGCTTATATTAACCTGGGTTGTTATTATATATTCGGGCTTCCTCTTGGGTTCCTTTTAGGCTATAAATTGAATATGGGAGTgaag GGAATTTGGTCTGGTATGCTCTGTGGAACTGCACTGCAGACGTTGATTCTACTGTTCATCATTTGGAAAACCAACTGGAAGATTGAG GCTGAACAGGCAACAGAACGCGTGCGAATGTGGGGTGGGCAAGACAAGGAAGATGAAAAAATTGTGACAAATTCTTGTTAG